A region of Drosophila mauritiana strain mau12 chromosome 3L, ASM438214v1, whole genome shotgun sequence DNA encodes the following proteins:
- the LOC117140626 gene encoding uncharacterized protein LOC117140626, whose product MRALQYLLLLLVISVGLAAAVPRQRRQIDLTVSAEHDDNDEETELALEAIAGLWSSADSRTKIDGSASLVHRTHGTQSGSEQDFRMGVRITFDK is encoded by the exons ATGCGTGCGCTTCAGTACCTTCTGCTACTGCTCGTCATCTCCGTCGGCTTGGCGGCAGCGGTGCCTCGCCAGCGTCGTCAGATCGATCTCACGGTTTCGGCGGAGCACGACGACAACGATGAGGAGACGGAACTAGCTCTGGAGGCCATCGCCGGGCTGTGGAGCAGTGCGGACAGTCGGACGAAGATCGATGGCTCTGCCAGCCTGGTGCATCGCACACATGGAACACAATCGG GTTCGGAGCAGGACTTTCGCATGGGCGTGCGTATTACATTCGACAAATAG